Proteins encoded in a region of the Manis javanica isolate MJ-LG chromosome 15, MJ_LKY, whole genome shotgun sequence genome:
- the LOC140846380 gene encoding LOW QUALITY PROTEIN: lysine-specific demethylase 4D-like (The sequence of the model RefSeq protein was modified relative to this genomic sequence to represent the inferred CDS: inserted 2 bases in 1 codon; substituted 1 base at 1 genomic stop codon): MEAMKSQANCTQNPRCRIMTFYPTEEEFNDFEKYIIYMESQGAHXKGWEARKTYDDISDILIPTPLQQVVSGGAGVFIQYHKKKKAITVGEYHYLANSAKYQAPPHSDFDDLEQKYXNTQLYGSPIYGSDVNGPLFDENTKQRNLRHLGTIQDLLEQESGVVIEGVNTPYLYFGMWKTTFAWHTEDMDLYSIKYMHFRETKTWYALPPDNDWHLERLAEDLFPASASGCGAFLRHKFTLMSPTVLRDNGISFSRVMQEAGEFMVTFPYGYHAGFNHGFNCVEANNFAKLRWTNYGKAASQYSCEEARVSFSMGVFMCTLQPEHYELWKRGQEKVVVNHVAPAAVDSQS; the protein is encoded by the exons ATGGAAGCTATGAAGTCTCAGGCAAACTGTACCCAGAACCCAAGGTGTAGAATCATGACCTTCTACCCAACTGAAGAAGAGTTTAACgattttgagaaatatattatttatatggaatctcaaggtgcACA CAAGGGGTGGGAAGCCAGGAAGACCTATGATGACATCAGTGACATCCTAATCCCCACTCCTCTCCAGCAGGTGGTCTCAGGCGGGGCTGGTGTGTTCATTCAATACCACAAGAAGAAGAAGGCCATCACGGTCGGTGAGTATCACTACCTGGCAAACAGTGCTAAGTATCAGGCACCACCACACTCGGATTTTGACGATTTGGAGCAAAAATACTGAAACACCCAGCTCTATGGTTCACCAATCTATGGCTCTGACGTCAACGGCCCCTTATTTGATGAAAACACTAAGCAGCGGAACCTCAGACACCTGGGAACCATTCAGgacctgctggagcaggagagtggGGTGGTCATCGAAGGCGTCAACACGCCCTACCTGTACTTTGGCATGTGGAAGACCACGTTCGCATGGCACACAGAGGACATGGACTTGTACAGCATCAAATACATGCACTTCAGGGAGACCAAAACATGGTACGCACTGCCCCCAGATAACGACTGGCACCTGGAACGCCTGGCCGAGGACCTGTTCCCGGCCAGCGCTTCTGGCTGTGGGGCCTTCCTGCGGCACAAGTTCACCCTCATGTCGCCCACTGTCCTCAGGGACAACGGAATCTCCTTCAGTCGGGTCATGCAGGAGGCTGGGGAGTTTATGGTGACATTTCCCTATGGCTACCACGCTGGCTTCAACCATGGCTTCAACTGTGTGGAGGCCAACAATTTTGCCAAGCTGCGCTGGACCAATTATGGCAAAGCAGCCTCTCAGTACAGCTGTGAGGAGGCCAGGGTCAGCTTTTCCATGGGTGTCTTCATGTGCACCCTGCAGCCCGAGCACTATGAGCTCTGGAAGCGCGGGCAGGAAAAGGTGGTGGTGAACCACGTTGCGCCCGCTGCGGTGGACAGCCAGTCTTAG